In a genomic window of Nodosilinea sp. E11:
- a CDS encoding 1-acyl-sn-glycerol-3-phosphate acyltransferase, whose amino-acid sequence MPKSTHVQPPLGFIPPRYKSWVVQGCYIVLPLMLRLRLRPWLPAGIWPVTCPNPEVLAEGFRQFQAGKIRLMMAFRHSQVDDPLCLSYLFSRLVPRAARQRGFSLQRPLHSFFMYDRGMPLWAGRWLGWFFAAIGGIPVHRGRRLDLKALKAVREQMMHAPLPVTIAPEGATNGHGEIISDLEPGTAQLAFWAVEDLQKAGRPEQVLLLPVGLQYFYPRPNWAALNRLMAQLEADCGLPVQSFSDPAAMETAAYYPRLLALGQHLLTRMEQFYQRFYGFTPAAGSPEEPATLAQRLGPVLDHSLKVGEEFFGVPSTGTLVTRCRRLEEAGWSYIHREDIADLQQLSPVDRGMANWMAEAATLHMRHMRLAESFVAVTGHYVKDNPSFERFAETTLILFDLVERLKGTRVPKRPQLGIRQAVISLGEPINISDRWPDYAQSRRSAKAAVETLTAEIQTALEGLIARSDQPL is encoded by the coding sequence TTGCCTAAGTCAACCCACGTCCAGCCGCCGCTGGGGTTTATTCCGCCGCGCTACAAGTCTTGGGTGGTGCAGGGGTGCTACATTGTGCTGCCGTTGATGCTGCGGCTGCGGCTGCGGCCCTGGCTGCCGGCGGGCATTTGGCCGGTCACCTGCCCCAACCCCGAGGTGCTGGCCGAGGGCTTTCGCCAGTTTCAAGCGGGCAAAATTCGGTTGATGATGGCCTTTCGCCACAGCCAGGTCGATGACCCCCTCTGTCTGTCGTACCTGTTTTCACGGCTGGTGCCTCGGGCGGCCCGCCAGCGGGGCTTTAGCCTCCAGCGCCCCCTGCACAGCTTTTTTATGTATGACCGGGGCATGCCCCTGTGGGCCGGACGGTGGCTGGGCTGGTTCTTTGCGGCGATCGGCGGCATTCCGGTGCACCGGGGCCGCAGGCTCGATCTCAAAGCCCTCAAGGCGGTGCGCGAGCAAATGATGCATGCCCCACTGCCGGTGACCATTGCCCCCGAGGGGGCCACCAACGGCCACGGCGAAATTATTAGCGACCTAGAGCCGGGGACGGCCCAGCTGGCCTTTTGGGCCGTAGAAGATTTGCAGAAAGCGGGCCGCCCTGAGCAGGTGCTGCTGCTGCCTGTGGGTCTACAGTACTTCTACCCCCGCCCCAACTGGGCGGCCCTCAACCGGCTGATGGCTCAGCTAGAGGCCGACTGCGGCCTGCCCGTGCAGTCTTTTAGCGACCCGGCAGCGATGGAGACCGCCGCCTACTATCCCCGGCTGTTGGCCCTGGGGCAGCACCTGCTCACCCGTATGGAGCAGTTCTATCAGCGGTTCTACGGCTTCACGCCCGCTGCCGGTAGCCCCGAGGAGCCAGCCACCCTGGCCCAGCGGCTCGGCCCTGTGCTTGACCACTCGCTCAAGGTAGGAGAAGAGTTTTTTGGGGTGCCCAGCACCGGCACCCTGGTCACCCGCTGCCGTCGCCTTGAAGAGGCGGGCTGGAGCTACATCCACCGCGAAGACATTGCTGATCTACAACAGCTCTCGCCGGTTGACCGGGGCATGGCCAACTGGATGGCGGAGGCCGCCACCCTGCACATGCGCCACATGCGGCTGGCCGAGAGCTTTGTCGCAGTCACAGGTCACTACGTCAAAGACAATCCTAGCTTTGAGCGCTTTGCCGAAACCACCCTAATTCTGTTTGACCTGGTGGAGCGGTTGAAGGGCACTCGGGTACCGAAGCGACCGCAGTTGGGCATTCGGCAGGCGGTAATTAGCTTGGGGGAGCCGATCAACATCAGCGATCGCTGGCCCGACTATGCTCAATCACGGCGATCGGCGAAGGCCGCAGTGGAGACCCTAACCGCTGAGATTCAAACCGCGCTAGAGGGGCTGATCGCTCGTAGCGATCAGCCCCTCTAG
- a CDS encoding type II CAAX endopeptidase family protein: MATCKNPFLALKARLVMLVFFTISMGLALVFGTLGALELMPLQGDDPILAPILYSLIFSGLCASILMVARRSPLNLAALLGPWPRHLAWVQLLWLVAGLFLFSLGTFHVSYLGLSLVAPGWVENTLQQSIGLSANGATAPGLYNALMLFSVVVVAPITEEFIFRGILLHRWGVKWGIRPAIVLTSVLFGVLHSNLIGLFVFGVVMSLLYLSTRSLLVPMAAHAINNAIASAIDLLSSQPTSTTIDTLGEFRASWWLGVLCLLVSAPWVLRYVAYHWPDRRAPLPYFVNLGCRPSLE; the protein is encoded by the coding sequence ATGGCAACCTGTAAAAACCCGTTTCTGGCCCTCAAGGCGCGGCTTGTGATGCTGGTCTTTTTTACGATCTCTATGGGCTTGGCGCTGGTGTTCGGCACCCTGGGGGCGCTAGAGCTGATGCCGCTTCAGGGAGATGACCCGATTTTGGCCCCAATTCTCTACAGCCTGATTTTTTCGGGGCTGTGCGCGTCGATTTTAATGGTCGCCCGGCGATCGCCCCTGAATTTGGCCGCGCTGCTGGGGCCATGGCCCCGTCACCTGGCCTGGGTTCAGCTGTTGTGGCTGGTCGCAGGGTTATTTTTATTTTCCCTGGGCACGTTTCATGTGTCTTATCTGGGGCTGTCGCTGGTGGCCCCAGGCTGGGTCGAAAACACATTGCAACAGTCAATCGGGCTATCGGCCAATGGGGCTACGGCCCCCGGCCTCTACAATGCCCTGATGCTGTTTTCGGTAGTGGTGGTGGCCCCGATCACCGAAGAGTTTATCTTTCGCGGCATTTTGCTGCACCGCTGGGGAGTGAAGTGGGGCATTCGCCCGGCGATTGTACTGACATCAGTGCTGTTTGGGGTACTGCACTCTAACCTGATTGGGCTGTTTGTGTTTGGGGTGGTGATGTCACTGCTGTACCTGAGCACGCGATCGCTGCTGGTGCCTATGGCGGCCCACGCCATCAACAATGCGATCGCCTCGGCCATAGACCTGCTGTCGAGCCAGCCCACCTCTACCACCATCGATACCCTGGGTGAATTTCGCGCCAGCTGGTGGCTGGGAGTGCTTTGCCTACTGGTTTCGGCCCCCTGGGTGCTGCGCTATGTGGCCTATCACTGGCCCGACCGCCGAGCCCCATTGCCCTACTTTGTCAATCTGGGCTGTCGCCCGTCGCTTGAGTAA
- a CDS encoding adenylate/guanylate cyclase domain-containing protein: MTNASPDLGVILVAPVTDSPLGPLVELLDLLRSVGYEVHQASGEDEIIAAAETVRPDLILLAIDQFDTAAMRLCHRLKKRPLTRQIAVVAVGCDQSLARRLRAFEFGVVDYIDQSLWVEEAAARIKAHVGSHRLQHHLRQQAQRAVSAGSATNLLADLQKALRRQAQLLQAQNQQLQQEMQEREQAQQALRLEQQKSEQLLLNILPQAVVDKLKRLEGSLAERFDNVTILFADIVNFSPLAAQTSPLELVDWLNQIFSAFDRLAEQHQLEKIKTIGDAYMVVGGLPLPRPDHAESVMEMALAMQQTAAHITRSDSQEFQLRIGINTGPVVAGVIGIKKFSYDLWGDAVNIASRMESQGVPGKIQITEATYQCLKHRYAFAEVGQVMVKGHGYLTTYQYVGPGQKA, from the coding sequence ATGACCAACGCTTCGCCAGATCTAGGCGTCATTTTAGTGGCACCGGTGACCGACAGCCCCCTAGGGCCATTGGTGGAGTTGCTAGATTTGCTGCGATCGGTAGGCTACGAGGTGCACCAGGCCAGCGGCGAAGACGAGATCATCGCCGCCGCCGAAACCGTCCGCCCCGACCTAATTTTGCTGGCTATTGATCAGTTTGACACAGCGGCCATGCGGTTGTGTCACCGGCTGAAAAAGCGTCCTTTGACGCGCCAGATAGCGGTGGTAGCCGTGGGCTGCGATCAGTCCCTGGCCCGGCGACTGCGGGCCTTTGAGTTTGGCGTAGTCGACTATATTGATCAATCGCTCTGGGTCGAAGAGGCTGCTGCCCGCATCAAAGCCCACGTGGGCAGCCATCGCCTGCAACACCATCTGCGACAGCAGGCCCAGCGAGCGGTATCAGCGGGCAGCGCCACCAATTTGCTGGCCGATCTACAAAAGGCCCTGCGCCGCCAAGCCCAGCTTTTACAGGCCCAAAACCAGCAGCTCCAGCAAGAAATGCAGGAGCGCGAACAGGCCCAGCAGGCCCTGCGCCTAGAGCAGCAAAAATCTGAACAACTGCTGCTGAATATTTTGCCCCAGGCGGTGGTTGATAAGCTCAAGCGACTGGAGGGATCGCTGGCCGAGCGCTTTGACAATGTCACCATCTTATTTGCCGACATTGTCAACTTTAGTCCGCTGGCGGCCCAGACTAGCCCGCTGGAGCTGGTAGACTGGCTCAACCAAATTTTCTCAGCCTTTGACCGCCTGGCCGAGCAGCATCAGCTCGAAAAAATTAAAACCATTGGCGACGCCTACATGGTGGTGGGGGGGCTGCCTTTACCTCGTCCCGACCATGCTGAAAGCGTTATGGAGATGGCCCTGGCCATGCAGCAGACCGCTGCCCACATCACCCGTAGCGACAGCCAAGAGTTTCAGTTGCGCATTGGTATCAACACCGGGCCGGTGGTGGCCGGGGTAATCGGCATTAAAAAATTTAGCTACGACCTCTGGGGCGATGCGGTCAACATCGCCAGCCGTATGGAGTCCCAGGGGGTGCCGGGCAAAATTCAGATCACCGAGGCCACGTACCAGTGTCTCAAACACCGCTACGCCTTTGCTGAGGTGGGCCAGGTGATGGTCAAGGGCCACGGCTATTTGACCACCTACCAATACGTCGGCCCTGGGCAAAAAGCTTGA
- the glyS gene encoding glycine--tRNA ligase subunit beta, which translates to MATFLLEVGTEELPASFVSDALHQWQARIPAELAELALAPEAVRFYGTPRRLAVMLDGLPLRQIDRTEDVKGPPAQAAFKDGQPTKAAQGFAKSRGVDVSALEVRDTDKGSFVFVTQTIPGRAATDILTELIPQWIGGLEGKRFMRWGDGDLRFPRPIRWLVTLMDGEVLPLTIENGSLVCVSDRISQGHRVLHPAPVTLRRAQDYVEALRQAYVEIDPTARRLLIQRQVEETAKQLGGVPMISASLLDEVTNLVEWPNAVVGKFDPEFLELPPEVAIIEMESHQRYFPLKQSADGLALMPMFITISNGDPSKDAIIAEGNARVIRARLSDGKFFYDADRAQPLDAFVAKLETVTFEERLGSMTAKVQRIGAIADHLCDQLNLAAQPRQHIRRAAYLCKADLVTQMVGEFPELQGIMGQKYALHSGEPEAVATALAEHYLPKGAQDSLPQTLVGQVVGIADRLDTLVGIFSTGQLPTGSSDPFALRRAANAVLNIIWAAALPLNLARLLDTVVQDFAQDPALTVDAPDSLRNQLYDFFLQRVQTLLQDELGIDYDLVNAVIGERALADPLDVKDRALFLQAMRRSGRMEKVYETVNRATRLAAQGTLETQVLDPEGVIDPAALEAKAELAFFAALQTLLPQTQAAQASRNYDQLVAGLEQVAPVVSGFFDGPDSVLVMAEDPAVRQNRLNLLGLLRNHALVLGDFGAIVKG; encoded by the coding sequence ATGGCGACATTTTTGCTGGAAGTTGGCACCGAAGAACTGCCCGCCAGTTTTGTAAGCGATGCCCTTCACCAGTGGCAGGCCCGCATTCCGGCGGAGTTAGCTGAGCTGGCTTTGGCCCCTGAGGCAGTGCGATTCTACGGTACCCCTCGCCGCCTGGCGGTGATGCTTGACGGCCTGCCCCTGCGCCAGATTGACCGCACTGAAGACGTCAAAGGCCCCCCGGCCCAGGCGGCCTTCAAAGATGGTCAGCCCACTAAAGCTGCCCAGGGGTTTGCCAAATCTAGGGGCGTAGACGTATCTGCCCTAGAGGTGCGCGACACCGACAAGGGTTCCTTTGTCTTTGTCACCCAAACGATTCCGGGGCGGGCCGCCACCGATATTTTGACCGAGCTAATTCCCCAATGGATTGGGGGCCTGGAGGGCAAGCGGTTTATGCGCTGGGGCGATGGCGACCTGCGCTTTCCGCGACCGATTCGCTGGCTGGTGACGCTGATGGATGGCGAGGTGCTGCCCCTGACCATCGAGAACGGGTCGCTGGTGTGCGTCAGCGATCGCATCTCCCAGGGCCATCGGGTGCTGCATCCTGCCCCGGTTACCCTGCGCCGTGCCCAAGACTACGTAGAAGCCCTGCGCCAGGCCTACGTTGAGATCGACCCTACGGCCCGTCGTCTGCTGATTCAGCGTCAGGTAGAAGAGACGGCCAAACAGCTAGGGGGGGTGCCGATGATTTCGGCTTCTCTGCTCGATGAGGTTACCAACCTGGTGGAATGGCCCAACGCCGTCGTCGGCAAGTTTGACCCAGAATTTCTGGAGCTGCCGCCCGAGGTCGCCATCATTGAAATGGAAAGCCACCAGCGCTATTTTCCGCTGAAGCAGAGTGCCGACGGGCTAGCGCTGATGCCGATGTTTATCACTATTTCTAACGGCGACCCCAGCAAAGACGCCATTATTGCCGAGGGTAACGCCCGGGTAATTCGGGCGCGGTTGTCCGATGGCAAATTTTTCTACGATGCCGATCGCGCCCAGCCCTTAGATGCCTTTGTCGCTAAGCTCGAAACCGTTACCTTTGAGGAACGGTTGGGGTCGATGACGGCGAAGGTGCAGCGGATTGGGGCGATCGCCGACCACCTCTGCGATCAGCTCAATCTGGCCGCCCAGCCCCGCCAGCACATTCGCCGGGCCGCCTACCTCTGCAAAGCTGACCTGGTGACGCAGATGGTGGGCGAGTTTCCTGAGCTGCAAGGGATCATGGGCCAAAAGTACGCCCTCCACAGCGGCGAGCCTGAGGCTGTGGCGACCGCCCTGGCCGAGCACTATCTCCCCAAGGGCGCGCAGGATAGCCTGCCCCAAACCCTGGTGGGCCAGGTGGTGGGCATTGCCGATCGCCTCGACACCCTGGTGGGCATTTTTAGCACCGGGCAGCTGCCAACCGGCTCCTCTGACCCCTTTGCTCTCAGACGCGCCGCCAATGCCGTGCTGAATATTATCTGGGCGGCGGCGCTGCCCCTCAACCTGGCTCGCCTGCTCGATACCGTCGTCCAAGACTTTGCCCAAGACCCGGCTCTAACCGTGGACGCGCCGGATAGCCTACGCAATCAGCTCTACGACTTCTTTTTGCAGCGGGTGCAAACCCTCCTGCAAGATGAGCTGGGCATTGACTACGACTTGGTCAACGCGGTGATTGGCGAGCGGGCTCTGGCCGACCCCTTAGACGTCAAAGACCGCGCCCTGTTTTTGCAAGCGATGCGTCGCAGTGGCCGCATGGAGAAAGTCTACGAAACCGTAAACCGGGCCACCCGGCTGGCCGCCCAGGGCACCCTAGAGACCCAGGTGCTCGACCCTGAGGGGGTGATCGACCCTGCCGCCCTAGAGGCCAAGGCAGAGCTGGCGTTTTTTGCCGCCCTCCAGACTCTACTGCCCCAGACCCAGGCCGCTCAGGCCAGCCGCAACTACGATCAGCTGGTGGCGGGTCTGGAGCAGGTTGCGCCGGTAGTCAGTGGTTTCTTTGATGGCCCCGACAGCGTGCTGGTGATGGCCGAAGACCCGGCGGTACGGCAAAACCGGCTCAACCTGCTGGGCCTACTGCGTAACCACGCCCTGGTGCTGGGCGACTTTGGGGCGATCGTGAAGGGGTAG
- the murD gene encoding UDP-N-acetylmuramoyl-L-alanine--D-glutamate ligase, which translates to MKNAHVIGLGKSGVAAARLLRREGWSVVLSDRGSSPALVAQQESLRQDDITVLLDYSFVPDSRTNLLVVSPGVPWDSPPLAAARDNGLEVIGETELAWRFLQDRPWVGITGTNGKTTTTALTAAIFQAAGLNAPACGNIGYAACELALEPTVPDWVIAELSSYQIEASPTLAPKIGLWTTLTPDHLQRHGTVQNYAQIKAALMHRSELTVFNGDDPYLRQHLSPDFVSAHWTSAAGRGAIAPLRPCAYIEGDWIKFEGIDIVRADALRMVGDHNRQNLLLAVTAACLAELDGEAIAAGVESFPGVPHRLEHICTWQGIDFINDSKATNYDAAEVGLRSVAAPTVLIAGGEAKEGDDTAWVERIQAQAATVLLIGDAAPQFAQRLDTAGYSTYEIVETMDRAVERGAELAPALGAAVVLLSPACASFDQYPNFEQRGEHFRQLCQERFL; encoded by the coding sequence ATGAAAAATGCCCACGTTATCGGTTTAGGTAAATCTGGAGTAGCGGCAGCCCGTCTGCTGCGTCGCGAAGGCTGGTCGGTGGTGCTGAGCGATCGCGGCTCTAGCCCGGCCCTCGTAGCCCAGCAAGAGTCTCTGCGCCAAGACGACATCACCGTATTGCTCGACTACAGTTTCGTGCCCGACAGCCGGACAAACCTCCTAGTGGTCAGCCCCGGGGTTCCTTGGGATAGCCCGCCGCTGGCCGCCGCCCGCGACAATGGCCTGGAGGTAATTGGCGAGACAGAGCTGGCCTGGCGCTTTTTACAAGACCGCCCCTGGGTGGGCATTACCGGCACCAACGGCAAAACCACCACTACGGCCCTCACCGCCGCTATTTTTCAGGCGGCAGGGCTGAATGCCCCCGCCTGCGGCAATATTGGCTATGCCGCCTGTGAACTGGCCCTAGAACCCACCGTGCCCGACTGGGTGATCGCCGAGCTCAGCAGCTACCAGATTGAGGCCTCGCCAACCCTGGCTCCCAAAATTGGTCTGTGGACCACTCTCACCCCCGACCACCTCCAACGGCACGGCACCGTTCAAAACTACGCTCAGATCAAGGCTGCCCTGATGCATCGTTCAGAACTAACGGTGTTTAATGGCGACGACCCCTACCTACGGCAGCACCTGAGCCCAGATTTTGTCTCGGCCCACTGGACCAGCGCCGCAGGCCGAGGGGCGATCGCACCCCTGCGCCCCTGCGCCTACATCGAAGGCGACTGGATCAAGTTTGAGGGCATTGACATCGTCCGGGCCGATGCCCTGCGGATGGTGGGCGACCATAACCGGCAAAACCTGCTGCTGGCCGTAACGGCGGCTTGTTTAGCAGAATTGGATGGTGAGGCGATCGCCGCTGGTGTTGAATCGTTTCCGGGGGTGCCCCACCGGCTAGAGCATATCTGCACCTGGCAGGGCATCGACTTTATCAATGACTCGAAGGCCACTAACTATGACGCTGCTGAGGTGGGGCTGCGATCGGTGGCCGCCCCGACAGTATTGATCGCAGGCGGCGAAGCCAAAGAAGGCGACGACACCGCCTGGGTAGAGCGCATTCAAGCCCAGGCTGCCACCGTGCTGCTGATTGGCGACGCCGCCCCCCAGTTTGCCCAGCGGTTAGATACCGCTGGGTATAGCACCTATGAAATCGTCGAAACGATGGATCGAGCGGTAGAGCGGGGGGCCGAACTCGCCCCCGCCCTGGGAGCTGCCGTGGTGCTGCTCTCCCCCGCTTGCGCCAGCTTCGATCAGTACCCTAACTTCGAGCAGCGGGGCGAGCACTTCCGCCAGCTCTGCCAGGAGCGATTTCTATAG
- the ilvA gene encoding threonine ammonia-lyase, biosynthetic, with protein MPTDYLERILTARVYDVAQETPLEEASSLSARLHNRLLLKREDMQSVFSFKLRGAYNKMAHLSQEQLAQGVVASSAGNHAQGVALGAKHLGTRAIIVMPTTTPAVKVNAVRARGGEVVLYGETYDDAYAHARQLAAEKGMAFVHPFDDPDVIAGQGTIGMEMLRQHPRPIHAIFVAIGGGGLISGIAAYVKRLRPEIKIIGVEPIEADAMSQSLKAGERVRLSQVGLFADGVAVRQVGEETFRLCQQYVDDIILVGTDDICAAIKDVFEDTRSILEPAGALAIAGAKAYVEREGITDQTLVAVACGANMNFDRLRFVAERAAIGEHREAIFAVTIPETPGSLKAFCECLGTRNLTEFNYRIADNHEAHIFVGLEVQGRADAQKMAQLFESEGLKTLDLTDDELSKMHLRHMVGGKSPLAHNELLYRFEFPERPGALMKFVNAMSPDWNISLFHYRNNGSDYGRIVTGIQVPPQEMAQWQAFLDGLGYQYWDENQNPAYKLFLG; from the coding sequence ATGCCCACCGACTATCTCGAACGCATTCTCACCGCCCGAGTTTATGACGTAGCACAAGAAACCCCCCTAGAGGAGGCCTCCAGCCTGTCGGCGCGGCTGCACAACCGGCTGCTGCTGAAGCGAGAAGACATGCAGTCGGTGTTTTCTTTTAAGCTGCGGGGGGCTTATAACAAAATGGCTCACCTGTCTCAAGAGCAACTGGCCCAGGGGGTAGTGGCCTCGTCAGCGGGCAACCACGCCCAGGGGGTAGCGCTGGGGGCCAAGCACCTGGGCACCCGCGCCATCATTGTCATGCCTACCACCACTCCGGCGGTCAAGGTCAACGCGGTCAGGGCGCGGGGGGGTGAGGTGGTGCTCTACGGCGAAACCTACGATGACGCCTACGCCCATGCCCGCCAGCTAGCCGCAGAAAAAGGCATGGCCTTTGTGCACCCCTTCGACGACCCCGATGTGATCGCAGGCCAGGGCACCATTGGCATGGAAATGCTGCGCCAGCATCCCCGGCCCATCCACGCGATCTTTGTAGCGATCGGTGGCGGCGGCCTGATTTCGGGGATCGCGGCCTATGTCAAGCGGCTGCGGCCCGAGATCAAGATTATCGGTGTAGAGCCCATTGAGGCCGATGCCATGTCTCAGTCGCTGAAAGCTGGGGAGCGGGTGCGGCTCAGCCAGGTGGGGCTATTTGCCGACGGTGTAGCCGTGCGCCAGGTCGGGGAAGAAACCTTTCGCCTCTGCCAGCAGTATGTAGACGACATTATTTTGGTGGGCACTGACGATATTTGCGCCGCGATCAAAGATGTGTTTGAAGATACGCGATCGATCTTAGAACCCGCCGGAGCGCTGGCGATCGCCGGAGCCAAAGCCTACGTTGAGCGCGAGGGCATCACCGACCAAACCCTGGTGGCTGTGGCCTGCGGAGCCAATATGAACTTCGATCGCCTGCGGTTTGTGGCCGAGCGCGCCGCCATTGGCGAGCACCGGGAGGCCATCTTTGCCGTCACCATCCCCGAAACGCCGGGCAGCCTCAAAGCCTTCTGCGAATGCCTCGGCACCCGCAACCTGACCGAGTTCAACTACCGCATCGCCGACAACCACGAAGCCCACATTTTCGTCGGCCTAGAGGTGCAGGGCCGGGCCGATGCCCAAAAAATGGCCCAACTGTTTGAATCGGAAGGGCTCAAGACTCTAGATTTAACCGATGATGAACTCTCAAAAATGCACCTGCGCCATATGGTCGGCGGCAAGTCGCCCCTGGCCCATAACGAACTGCTCTACCGGTTTGAGTTTCCTGAGCGCCCCGGTGCGCTGATGAAGTTTGTCAACGCCATGAGCCCCGACTGGAATATCAGCCTGTTTCACTACCGCAACAACGGCTCCGACTATGGCCGCATTGTTACCGGCATTCAGGTGCCGCCCCAGGAAATGGCCCAGTGGCAGGCGTTTTTAGATGGCCTCGGCTACCAGTACTGGGACGAAAACCAAAACCCCGCCTACAAGCTGTTTTTGGGTTAG
- a CDS encoding methyl-accepting chemotaxis protein, whose amino-acid sequence MFIFKQLASSKIRTRIFVGYLCGALTLTAVGTVMYYAVGQIRHRLVAVSASQQQLSRAQQIVWLDEVLTQSMRNYVFTQDSRWQDRYNRVEPQLDALLTAAQANATNTEMQSLFAQQDTINRQLVQLETAAFDLVTAGQSAQAVALLDGPEYQRLKEAYTDTIEGLLNNSQNGLAAFERDLEGTLTFSSRLALYILWGSILVGVVVVGLAYYLADRITQPILVTAAIAQRVADGDLQVPIPAGGEDEIGRMLSALQTMTTRLSTIIQAEQAATKRMLDISAHLNEAAQGLSLGNAKQAAGVAQTTVAIEQMKAIINGHVDQAKYTYTSAIQSATMVDEGQQAVTETVQAIRDIIAKISVIEDIAEQTHLLALNATMEAARAGEHGKGFAVVAKEVRKLAEHSRLAAEAITTLADRSMVVSNRTGDLFKQIVPSIQQTSGLMAKITRSSLEQNHGIAQINEAMVHLDEVTQHNAAAAEQLATSSHTMAVQAAQLQQTMAYFNLED is encoded by the coding sequence ATGTTTATCTTTAAGCAATTAGCCTCTAGCAAAATTCGGACGCGAATTTTCGTCGGTTACCTCTGTGGAGCCCTGACGCTGACCGCCGTGGGCACAGTCATGTATTACGCCGTCGGGCAAATTCGCCACCGGTTGGTTGCGGTGAGTGCGTCCCAACAGCAGCTCTCCCGCGCCCAGCAAATCGTCTGGCTAGACGAAGTGCTCACCCAGTCAATGCGCAACTACGTGTTTACCCAAGACAGCCGCTGGCAAGACCGCTACAACCGTGTAGAACCCCAGCTCGATGCCCTGCTTACTGCCGCCCAGGCCAACGCCACCAATACCGAAATGCAGTCGTTGTTTGCCCAGCAAGACACAATCAATAGGCAGCTAGTGCAGCTAGAGACCGCCGCCTTCGACCTGGTCACCGCCGGGCAGTCGGCCCAAGCGGTGGCTCTGCTCGACGGCCCAGAGTACCAGCGATTGAAAGAGGCCTATACCGACACCATCGAGGGTCTCCTCAACAACTCGCAAAACGGCCTAGCCGCCTTTGAACGTGACTTAGAAGGTACGCTTACCTTTTCTTCCCGGCTGGCGCTCTACATTTTGTGGGGCAGCATTTTGGTTGGCGTCGTGGTCGTTGGCCTCGCCTACTATTTGGCAGACCGCATTACCCAACCCATTCTGGTCACCGCTGCGATCGCCCAGCGAGTCGCCGACGGCGATCTTCAGGTTCCCATTCCAGCCGGTGGCGAAGATGAAATTGGCCGCATGCTCAGCGCACTTCAGACGATGACCACCCGCCTCTCCACCATCATCCAAGCTGAGCAGGCGGCCACTAAGCGCATGCTAGACATTTCGGCTCACCTCAACGAGGCCGCCCAGGGGCTTTCTCTCGGCAATGCCAAGCAGGCCGCTGGGGTGGCGCAGACCACCGTAGCGATTGAGCAAATGAAGGCCATTATCAATGGTCACGTAGACCAGGCTAAGTACACCTATACGTCGGCCATTCAATCGGCCACCATGGTCGATGAAGGCCAGCAGGCCGTCACCGAAACTGTACAGGCCATTCGAGACATTATCGCCAAAATCAGCGTGATTGAAGACATCGCTGAGCAAACCCACCTGCTCGCCCTCAATGCCACCATGGAGGCCGCCCGCGCCGGTGAACACGGCAAAGGCTTTGCCGTCGTGGCCAAAGAAGTGCGTAAGCTCGCCGAGCACAGCCGCCTGGCCGCCGAAGCAATCACCACCCTGGCCGATCGCAGTATGGTGGTGAGCAACCGTACCGGCGACCTGTTTAAGCAAATTGTGCCTAGCATTCAGCAAACCTCGGGGCTCATGGCTAAAATCACCCGCTCCAGTCTGGAACAAAACCACGGCATTGCTCAAATCAACGAGGCTATGGTGCATCTAGACGAAGTCACCCAGCACAATGCCGCCGCCGCTGAGCAGCTAGCCACCTCTAGCCACACCATGGCCGTCCAAGCCGCCCAACTACAGCAGACCATGGCCTACTTCAACCTTGAAGACTAA